A region from the Silene latifolia isolate original U9 population chromosome 7, ASM4854445v1, whole genome shotgun sequence genome encodes:
- the LOC141591780 gene encoding tubby-like F-box protein 3, protein MSIRSILHDMKEELGSISRKGFDVKLGNGFRSRSNQGVQSSVVAVDAFVQSCWANMPPELLRDVLMRIEASESTWPLRRNVVACAGVCKNWRDIMKEVVKVPEVSGKLTFPISLKQPGSRDTLIHCYIKRHRSSQTYYLFLGLSLASYDDGKFLLAAKKCRRATCVDYIISSNPENISKGSNTYIGKLRSNFLGTKYTIHDTLPSNNGAKITRSRSTKLLGSKQVVPRAPSGNYVVSHISYELNNLGSRGPRRMNCVMDTIPASAVKPGGLVPTQTELVVNNNTDYFPSIPFFRSKSIRVHNSRSEAIPNTQEETLILQNKAPRWHEQLQCWCLNFNGRVTVASVKNFQLVASLENGPQNENVVLQFGKVGKDVFTMDYQYPISAFQAFAICLSSFDTRIACE, encoded by the exons ATGTCTATTAGAAGCATTTTACATGACATGAAAGAGGAGCTTGGGAGTATTTCTAGGAAAGGGTTTGATGTTAAGTTAGGGAATGGATTTAGATCGAGGTCGAATCAAGGGGTTCAGAGTAGTGTGGTTGCGGTTGACGCGTTTGTGCAGAGTTGTTGGGCTAATATGCCACCTGAGCTTTTGAGGGATGTGTTAATGAGGATTGAGGCTTCTGAGAGCACTTGGCCTCTGAGGAGGAATGTTGTTGCTTGCGCTGGCGTTTGCAAGAATTGGAGAGATATTATGAAGGAGGTTGTGAAAGTTCCTGAGGTTTCCGGCAAATTGACATTCCCAATCTCCTTGAAGCAG CCTGGATCGAGAGACACTCTTATTCATTGTTACATAAAGCGACATCGTAGCAGCCAAACGTATTATTTATTCCTTGGCTTAAGCTTAG CTTCTTATGATGATGGCAAGTTCCTTCTTGCTGCAAAAAAGTGTAGACGCGCAACTTGCGTTGACTACATTATATCCTCGAATCCTGAGAACATCTCAAAGGGCAGTAATACTTATATTGGCAAATTGAG ATCCAATTTCCTCGGCACAAAATACACTATCCATGATACACTTCCTTCAAACAATGGAGCTAAAATCACAAGAAGTCGATCCACTAAGCTACTGGGTTCAAAACAAGTTGTTCCCAGGGCTCCTTCTGGCAACTATGTCGTGTCACACATCTCATATGAGCTGAATAATTTGGGTTCAAG GGGTCCAAGGAGGATGAATTGTGTCATGGATACGATACCTGCATCAGCTGTTAAACCTGGAGGATTGGTCCCGACACAAACCGAACTTGTGGTCAATAATAACACGGATTATTTCCCATCAATCCCGTTCTTCAGGTCAAAATCAATTCGAGTGCACAATAGCCGATCTGAGGCTATTCCAAATACACAGGAGGAAACGTTGATTCTTCAAAATAAGGCTCCTCGATGGCATGAACAACTCCAGTGCTGGTGTTTGAATTTCAATGGTCGTGTAACCGTAGCTTCTGTCAAGAACTTTCAACTGGTTGCTTCCCTGGAAAATGGACCTCAGAATGAAAACGTTGTTCTTCAATTCGGGAAAGTTGGAAAGGATGTATTCACCATGGATTATCAATATCCAATCTCTGCCTTCCAAGCTTTTGCCATTTGTCTGAGCAGCTTTGACACCCGAATTGCCTGTGAATGA